The following coding sequences lie in one Oncorhynchus kisutch isolate 150728-3 linkage group LG17, Okis_V2, whole genome shotgun sequence genomic window:
- the LOC109906917 gene encoding brevican core protein: MFVEIMRPVRFLPLLCTVCHLTMAFPAQTGYSEDDKRQLQVTISKTTPISTAHLGGSITITCLVSLSPGPLSSSSPPIPPRVKWSVLHEGEQEETEILVARGQRVKVNEAYRERASLVNFADSPEDLSLWLGELRSSDTGHYRCEVQQGLDDASDFTQIKVKGVVFHYRHASGRYAFSFSEAQRSCEGIGAHIATPDQLLAAYYDGYEQCDAGWLADQSVRYPIQVPREGCYGDMDGRPGLRNYGTLESEELFDVYCYVEHIDGEVFHGSAPQQLSLDEARAYCEKEGAELATTGQLYVAWSKGLDSCNPGWLSDGSVRYPIIIPRERCGGPQAGVKTLYRYSNQTGFPESSSRHDVYCFRGVGNPHTDAPMDYMATEPEDIGQDIVVLMEPAEELYLSQDSKQVEREAQSVLGSLPVFQSAPAQEDLQGTPPTALSSTEVPLTHTASSQDLLQPFDETSLPVEENYHSQHATSLPNTSSEPDSLHEGDYHSQHSTSLPSTSSEPESLHERDYHSQNSSSIPSTSTKPDSLHEGDYHSQNSISIPSTSSVPDSLHEGDYHSQNYISIPSTSSEPDSLHEGDYHSQNSSSLPSTSSKPDSLHEGDYHSQNSTLLPNTSSEPDSLHEGDYHSQNSTSLPSTSSEPDSLHEGDYHSQNSTSLPRTSSKPDSLHEGDYHSQNSTSLPSTSSEPVSLHEGDNHSQNSTSLPNTSSELDSLHEGDYHSQNSTSLPSTSSEPDSLHEGDYHSQNSTSLPSTSSEPDSLHEGDYHSHNSTSLPNTSSEPDSLHEGDYHSQNSTSLPSTSSEPDSLHEGDYHSQNSTSLPSTSSEPDSLHEGDDHSQNSTSLPRTSSVLDSLHEGNSSLYQLVLETTPEFPEPSYEPHRHYQPMPEMNPEETDYQQSGSSKHFQAMPETNLELDQVEANYSTTGGNQSHRENTKETTTMAFEPIENATEARDHAAERRHKEVIVGEPEETSISTKSPGELDPHPAWSTLSPHAKATSVWSPLDGSGDVSQEIELVVHQGIHTDRFPTSSSSSSSSSSSSFTTHMSASPGATSIPSEEQTGVTHSSSILSGLDHSEELGLDVYSTVGHPKVTSQGTSSARLEGSTSLDFEGIVIPERLVPSREVELAPGESDEEHLGSGEGIATTESPDLSATSQLPVEFTTLGYQTTTMSRIEMDPTTTDPEEDGSGHEPSTDEPSLGEKVTVFPLESQTSSWDLHRTTSAPQESQEVLEYSGEPLSTSSQTDLPDSSEEPDLFGSDSLSTSSTDPTAATMSTSTMYTSTEWATRTWSPTTSTTQGPPEKSEPERVTALMPPVDQGRLDLEFGLTQPPTLLMLPNERAAVGSARKISDACLEDPCANGGTCVEMGGSTKCLCLPSYGGDLCQTDLEQCEVGWQKFHGNCYKHFNQRLSWEVAEQHCRMVGGHLASIMTPEEKDFINNNFKEYQWTGLNDKTIEGDFHWSDGKPLLYENWYRGQPDSYFLSGEDCVVMVWHDSGHWSDVPCNYHLAYTCKKGTSSCGPPPKVRNAPAIGKIRQRYETGAVVRYYCAQGFQQRQNPLVVCLPGGKWEEPQILCIPGAGSTAQTVGVTSLTTGSQELAEEESQTTKETLQYWDIKWNF, encoded by the exons ACCAGTAAGGTTCCTCCCCCTTCTGTGCACAGTTTGCCACCTGACCATGGCTTTCCCCGCCCAAACAGGATACTCAGAAG ACGACAAGCGTCAACTCCAGGTCACCATCTCCAAGACAACCCCCATCTCCACTGCACACCTGGGGGGCTCCATCACAATCACCTGCCTGGTGTCCCTGTCACCTGGGCCCCTCTCATCCTCCTCGCCCCCTATCCCACCCCGGGTCAAGTGGAGCGTGTTGCATGAGGGggagcaggaggagacagagatccTGGTGGCGCGGGGTCAAAGGGTgaaggtcaatgaggcctacagagAACGAGCCTCCCTGGTCAACTTTGCAGACTCGCCTGAGGACCTCTCCCTCTGGTTGGGGGAGCTGCGCTCAAGCGACACGGGGCACTACCGCTGCGAGGTGCAGCAAGGCCTGGACGATGCCAGTGATTTCACACAGATAAAAGTCAAAG GTGTGGTCTTCCACTATAGACACGCCTCTGGCCGATATGCGTTTTCGTTCAGTGAGGCCCAGAGGTCGTGCGAGGGCATTGGGGCACACATCGCCACTCCCGACCAGCTTCTGGCAGCCTATTACGATGGCTATGAGCAGTGTGACGCCGGCTGGCTCGCTGACCAATCTGTCAG ATATCCAATCCAAGTTCCCCGGGAAGGTTGCTATGGTGACATGGATGGCCGCCCGGGATTGAGGAACTATGGGACGCTGGAATCAGAGGAGCTGTTTGATGTGTATTGTTATGTGGAGCATATTGatg GGGAGGTGTTCCATGGCTCTGCCCCTCAGCAGCTGTCATTGGACGAGGCTCGGGCTTACTGCGAGAAGGAAGGGGCAGAGCTGGCTACCACAGGGCAGCTGTACGTGGCGTGGAGCAAGGGTTTGGACAGCTGCAACCCTGGCTGGCTGTCTGATGGCAGTGTGCGGTACCCCATCATCATCCCTAGGGAGCGCTGTGGAGGGCctcaggcaggggtcaaaacccTGTATCGCTACAGCAACCAGACAGGCTTCCCTGAATCATCCAGCCGCCATGATGTTTACTGTTTCAGAG GTGTTGGGAATCCTCACACTGATGCCCCCATGGACTACATGGCCACTGAGCCAGAGGACATCGGACAAGATATTGTCGTTCTTATGGAGCCTGCTGAGGAGCTCTATCTGAGCCAGGATAGCAAGCAAGTGGAGCGAGAGGCCCAGAGTGTCCTGGGATCCCTCCCCGTCTTCCAGTCGGCTCCTGCTCAGGAGGATCTGCAGGGGACTCCCCCTACTGCCCTGTCAAGCACAGAGGTCCCCCTCACCCATACAGCCTCTTCCCAGGACCTTCTCCAGCCCTTTGATGAGACTTCACTTCCTGTAGAGGAAAACTACCACTCCCAGCATGCTACTTCACTACCCAACACCTCCAGTGAGCCAGACTCCCTCCACGAAGGAGACTATCACTCCCAGCATTCAACTTCACTACCCAGCACCTCCAGTGAGCCAGAATCTCTCCACGAAAGAGACTATCATTCCCAGAATTCTAGTTCCATACCCAGCACCTCCACTAAGCCAGACTCCCTCCACGAAGGAGATTATCACTCCCAGAATTCTATTTCCATACCCAGCACCTCCAGTGTGCCAGACTCCCTCCATGAAGGAGACTATCACTCCCAGAATTATATTTCCATACCCAGCACCTCCAGTGAGCCAGACTCCCTCCACGAAGGAGACTATCACTCCCAGAATTCTAGTTCACTACCCAGCACCTCCAGTAAGCCAGACTCCCTCCACGAAGGAGACTATCACTCCCAGAATTCTACTTTACTACCTAACACCTCCAGTGAGCCAGACTCCCTCCACGAAGGAGACTATCACTCCCAGAATTCTACTTCACTACCCAGCACCTCCAGTGAGCCAGACTCCCTCCACGAAGGAGACTATCACTCACAGAATTCTACTTCACTACCCAGAACCTCCAGTAAGCCTGACTCCCTCCACGAAGGAGACTATCACTCCCAGAATTCTACTTCACTACCCAGCACCTCCAGTGAGCCAGTCTCCCTCCACGAAGGAGACAATCACTCCCAGAATTCTACTTCACTACCTAACACCTCCAGTGAGCTAGACTCCCTCCACGAAGGAGACTATCACTCCCAGAATTCTACTTCACTACCCAGCACCTCCAGTGAGCCAGACTCCCTCCACGAAGGAGACTATCACTCCCAGAATTCTACTTCACTACCCAGCACCTCCAGTGAGCCAGACTCCCTCCACGAAGGAGACTATCACTCACACAATTCTACTTCACTACCCAACACCTCCAGTGAGCCAGACTCCCTCCACGAAGGAGACTATCACTCCCAGAATTCTACTTCACTACCCAGCACCTCCAGTGAGCCAGACTCCCTCCACGAAGGAGACTATCACTCCCAGAATTCTACTTCACTACCCAGCACCTCCAGTGAGCCAGACTCCCTCCACGAAGGAGACGATCACTCACAAAATTCTACTTCACTACCCAGAACCTCTAGTGTTCTAGACTCTCTCCACGAAGGCAATTCCAGTCTCTACCAGCTAGTGCTGGAAACAACCCCAGAATTCCCTGAGCCATCCTACGAGCCACACAGACATTATCAGCCGATGCCAGAGATGAACCCGGAGGAAACAGACTACCAACAGTCAGGATCTTCCAAGCACTTCCAGGCAATGCCAGAGACCAATCTCGAGTTGGATCAAGTGGAAGCCAACTACAGCACAACAGGAGGTAACCAGAGTCATCGGGAGAATACAAAAGAGACTACCACAATGGCCTTTGAACCCATAGAGAATGCTACCGAGGCACGTGACCATGCCGCAGAGAGAAGACACAAAGAGGTGATCGTGGGAGAGCCTGAGGAGACATCCATCTCTACCAAGTCCCCGGGAGAGCTTGATCCCCACCCAGCATGGTCTACCCTCTCCCCCCACGCAAAGGCAACCTCAGTGTGGTCGCCCCTGGATGGATCTGGAGATGTGTCCCAAG AGATAGAACTAGTTGTCCACCAGGGAATCCACACAGACAgattccccacctcctcctcctcctcctcctcctcctcctcctcctccttcaccactCACATGTCTGCCTCCCCTGGAGCCACCAGCATTCCCAGTGAGGAGCAGACAGGAGTTACGCATTCAAGCAGCATCTTATCTGGACTGGATCATTCGGAGGAGCTAGGACTGGATGTGTACTCCACAGTAGGCCATCCAAAAGTAACCTCGCAGGGAACTTCCTCCGCTAGGCTGGAGGGCAGCACCAGTCTAGATTTTGAGGGTATCGTCATTCCAGAGAGATTGGTACCTTCTAGAGAAGTGGAGCTGGCACCAGGGGAGTCTGATGAGGAGCACCTGGGGTCTGGAGAGGGCATAGCCACTACCGAGTCTCCAGACCTCTCCGCCACCTCCCAGCTGCCCGTCGAGTTTACCACTCTGGGCTATCAAACAACGACCATGTCCAGAATAGAGATGGATCCCACAACCACGGACCCTGAAGAAGACGGAAGTGGACATGAGCCAAGCACTGATGAACCATCCCTGGGAGAAAAAGTGACCGTCTTCCCCCTTGAGTCGCAAACATCCAGCTGGGATCTGCACCGCACCACCTCTGCACCCCAAGAGTCTCAGGAAGTCCTTGAATACAGCGGGGAACCCCTTTCCACCTCTTCCCAGACAGATCTTCCAGACTCCTCAGAAGAACCTGATCTGTTTGGGTCAGACTCCTTGTCCACCTCAAGTACTGATCCCACCGCAGCCACCATGTCCACATCCACCATGTACACCTCCACAGAGTGGGCCACACGGACCTGGAGCCCCACCACCTCCACGACACAAGGTCCCCCAGAAAAATCTGAGCCGGAGAGGGTGACGGCTCTTATGCCCCCCGTGGATCAGGGCCGGTTGGATCTGGAATTCGGTCTCACCCAGCCACCCACCCTGCTCATGTTGCCCAATGAGAGGGCTGCCGTGGGCAGTGCCAGGAAGATTTCAG ATGCCTGTCTGGAGGACCCCTGTGCCAACGGCGGCACCTGCGTTGAGATGGGTGGGAGCACCAAATGTCTCTGTTTGCCCAGCTATGGAGGTGACCTCTGTCAGACAG aTCTGGAGCAGTGTGAGGTGGGCTGGCAGAAGTTCCACGGGAACTGCTACAAGCACTTCAACCAGCGGCTGAGCTGGGAGGTGGCGGAGCAGCACTGTCGCATGGTGGGGGGCCACCTGGCGTCAATCATGACACCTGAAGAGAAGGACTTCATTAACA ATAACTTTAAGGAGTATCAGTGGACTGGACTAAATGACAAGACCATCGAGGGGGATTTCCACTGGTCCGATGGCAAGCCACTG CTCTATGAGAACTGGTACAGGGGCCAGCCTGACAGTTACTTCCTGTCTGGAGAGGACTGTGTGGTGATGGTATGGCATGATTCTGGGCACTGGAGTGACGTGCCCTGCAACTACCACCTGGCCTACACCTGCAAGAAAGGCACCT CTTCATGTGGCCCTCCCCCCAAAGTCCGAAACGCACCTGCGATTGGCAAAATTCGCCAGAGGTACGAGACGGGCGCCGTTGTGCGCTACTACTGTGCCCAGGGCTTCCAGCAGAGACAAAACCCTCTGGTCGTGTGCCTGCCGGGTGGCAAGTGGGAGGAGCCTCAGATCCTCTGCATCCCTG GGGCAGGAAGCACAGCACAGACAGTAGGAGTAACATCACTAACCACAGGAAGCCAGGAGCTGGCTGAAGAGGAATCACAAACAACAAAGGAAACGCTTCAATACTGGGACATCAAGTGGAACTTTTAA